One genomic region from Epinephelus moara isolate mb chromosome 8, YSFRI_EMoa_1.0, whole genome shotgun sequence encodes:
- the sdhaf1 gene encoding succinate dehydrogenase assembly factor 1, mitochondrial has protein sequence MARHSKLQKQVLALYRQFLQAGRDKPGFIPRIRDEFRENAQIKKTDVMHIEYLYRRGQRQLEQLRDVNTKQLGSFSKPADKS, from the coding sequence ATGGCTCGGCACAGTAAGCTGCAGAAGCAGGTCCTGGCTCTGTACCGGCAGTTCCTGCAGGCCGGCCGGGACAAACCGGGCTTCATCCCTCGAATCCGTGACGAGTTCAGAGAGAACGCTCAGATCAAGAAGACGGACGTGATGCACATCGAGTATCTGTACCGGCGAGGACAGAGACAGCTGGAGCAGCTGAGGGACGTCAACACCAAGCAGCTGGGCTCCTTCTCCAAACCTGCTGACAagagctga